Proteins encoded together in one Lachnospiraceae bacterium JLR.KK008 window:
- the mutL gene encoding DNA mismatch repair endonuclease MutL, translated as MEIRILDEGTIDKIAAGEVVDRPASVVKELVENAMDSGADAITVEISDGGLRLIRVTDNGGGIEKEQVARAFIRHATSKIRCADDLLRLSSLGFRGEALSSISAVAQVELVTKAREEMTGVRYVIEGGVEKEWEEIGAPEGTTVLVRNLFYNVPARRKFLKTPQSEGGAISDLMEHLALSHPQISFKYVLNRQVRFHTSGNGNLKEIIYRIYGRDIAGELVWLEKEETGYGLSGFLGTPVIGRANRNFENYFINGRFVKSPVIAQAAEEAYRSHLMQHKYPFFVLHLSLSPDALDVNVHPSKMEVRFHEQRILSDFIYRAIHDTLTEHEMLRAVTFAEPSAKEGDRKGKAPAEPVPEPFERQARAQQRQREAVQEEAARQMEGAARAGVNQVEEKAAGRPPQEEGMSSRLKEETICPRMLGRNPGVDRRDHEKLHGNIIKKEDHILVERPMQLNLFEERLVSPQFREEYEILGQVFGTYWLVGFRDKLLFIDQHAAHEKVKYERLCQKIRERSVLSQQVDPPVIVTFSGKEEAVYRQYETYFQEIGFEIEPFGGSEYAVRAVPVDLFGRHARELMSEVLDELSEGPVRGEPDVIAGKLASMACKAAVKGNHKMSVEEARALIDELLTLDNPYHCPHGRPTVVVMSRYELEKKFSRIV; from the coding sequence ATGGAGATTCGGATTCTGGATGAGGGCACGATAGACAAGATCGCGGCGGGGGAAGTGGTGGACAGACCTGCAAGCGTCGTCAAAGAACTCGTGGAAAATGCCATGGACAGCGGCGCAGATGCGATCACGGTGGAGATCAGCGACGGAGGGCTGAGGCTGATCCGGGTGACGGACAACGGCGGGGGCATTGAAAAGGAGCAGGTGGCCAGGGCGTTTATCCGCCATGCCACAAGTAAGATCCGCTGTGCGGATGATCTGTTGCGGCTTTCCAGTCTCGGTTTTCGCGGGGAGGCGCTGTCCAGTATCAGTGCGGTCGCACAGGTGGAGCTTGTGACGAAAGCGCGCGAAGAGATGACAGGAGTCCGCTATGTGATCGAGGGCGGCGTGGAAAAAGAGTGGGAAGAAATCGGTGCACCGGAGGGGACGACAGTCCTTGTGCGGAATCTTTTTTATAATGTGCCCGCCCGCAGGAAGTTTCTGAAGACGCCCCAGTCCGAGGGCGGCGCGATCTCCGATCTGATGGAACATCTCGCCCTCTCTCATCCGCAGATTTCCTTTAAATATGTCCTGAACAGACAGGTTCGGTTCCATACATCGGGCAACGGTAACTTAAAAGAGATTATTTACCGTATCTACGGCAGGGACATCGCCGGTGAACTCGTGTGGCTGGAAAAAGAGGAAACGGGATATGGACTTTCCGGTTTTCTCGGTACGCCGGTGATCGGGCGGGCTAACCGCAACTTTGAAAACTATTTTATCAACGGCAGATTTGTAAAGAGTCCCGTTATCGCGCAGGCGGCGGAAGAAGCCTACCGGTCGCATCTGATGCAGCATAAGTATCCTTTTTTTGTACTTCATCTGTCACTGTCACCGGATGCCCTTGATGTGAATGTCCATCCGTCCAAGATGGAAGTGCGGTTTCATGAACAGCGTATCTTGTCAGACTTTATTTATCGGGCCATCCACGACACACTCACGGAACATGAGATGTTAAGGGCGGTGACCTTTGCGGAACCTTCCGCAAAAGAAGGGGACAGGAAGGGGAAGGCGCCTGCGGAACCGGTGCCGGAACCGTTTGAAAGGCAGGCGAGAGCGCAGCAGAGACAGCGCGAAGCGGTACAGGAGGAAGCGGCCCGGCAGATGGAGGGCGCCGCACGGGCAGGTGTCAATCAGGTGGAAGAGAAGGCAGCCGGGCGGCCGCCGCAGGAAGAGGGGATGTCATCGAGACTGAAGGAAGAGACGATCTGTCCTCGTATGCTTGGCAGAAATCCGGGCGTAGACAGACGGGATCATGAAAAACTGCATGGCAATATCATCAAAAAAGAGGATCATATTCTTGTGGAGAGACCGATGCAGCTGAATCTCTTTGAAGAAAGGCTGGTCTCACCTCAGTTTCGGGAGGAATATGAGATCCTGGGCCAGGTATTTGGCACTTACTGGCTTGTCGGCTTTCGGGATAAATTACTGTTTATCGATCAACATGCCGCACACGAAAAAGTGAAGTACGAACGGCTGTGTCAGAAAATACGGGAACGCAGCGTTCTCTCGCAGCAGGTTGATCCGCCGGTCATTGTCACATTCAGCGGGAAGGAAGAGGCGGTCTACAGACAGTATGAGACATATTTTCAGGAGATCGGTTTTGAGATCGAGCCATTTGGAGGCAGCGAGTATGCCGTCCGGGCTGTGCCCGTCGATCTGTTCGGACGCCATGCCAGAGAACTTATGTCAGAAGTGCTGGACGAACTGTCAGAGGGGCCGGTCCGCGGCGAACCGGATGTGATTGCGGGCAAGCTGGCTTCCATGGCCTGCAAGGCAGCCGTAAAAGGGAATCATAAGATGAGCGTGGAGGAGGCCAGGGCATTGATCGACGAACTGCTGACGCTGGACAATCCCTATCATTGTCCTCATGGTCGTCCTACGGTCGTCGTCATGAGCAGATATGAGCTGGAAAAGAAATTCAGCAGGATCGTATAA
- the miaA gene encoding tRNA (adenosine(37)-N6)-dimethylallyltransferase MiaA — MEVEKTPLVIVTGPTAVGKTNLSVAFAKQMGGEIISADSMQVYRHMNIGSAKIRPQETKGVPHHLIDLIEPTQAFNITLFQKYAREYIGEIRGRGHLPVLAGGTGFYIQSVLYDIDFTQEADDGACRQELEALCEERGGEWLHTLLAQADPEAARQIHPHNRKRVIRALEYYRLTGQRISEHNEQQREKKSRFRFCYFVLNDDRRKLYEKIDRRVDQMMADGLVEEVRELRRMGCLRDMTSMQGLGYKEIFDYLDGRTTLEEAVYLIKRDTRHFAKRQLTWFRREKDVIWVEKERFGGDEEKILAYMREKMREKGIGEII; from the coding sequence ATGGAAGTGGAAAAGACGCCGCTGGTAATTGTGACAGGGCCGACTGCAGTCGGAAAGACGAACCTTTCGGTTGCGTTTGCGAAGCAGATGGGCGGGGAGATCATATCTGCGGATTCCATGCAGGTCTATCGGCATATGAATATCGGCTCCGCCAAAATACGTCCGCAGGAGACGAAAGGGGTGCCGCATCATCTGATCGATCTCATAGAACCGACGCAGGCCTTTAACATCACATTGTTCCAGAAATATGCCAGAGAGTATATCGGGGAGATCCGGGGCCGCGGGCATCTGCCGGTCCTTGCAGGGGGTACGGGGTTTTATATCCAGTCGGTACTGTATGATATTGACTTTACGCAGGAGGCGGACGATGGTGCCTGCCGGCAGGAGCTGGAAGCTCTCTGCGAGGAAAGAGGGGGCGAATGGCTTCATACGCTGCTCGCGCAGGCAGACCCGGAGGCAGCGCGGCAGATTCACCCGCACAATCGCAAGCGCGTGATTCGGGCGCTGGAATATTACCGGCTGACCGGGCAGCGCATTTCGGAGCACAACGAACAGCAGCGGGAAAAGAAGAGCCGCTTCCGTTTCTGCTATTTTGTGCTGAATGATGACCGGAGGAAACTCTATGAGAAGATTGACCGGCGTGTCGATCAGATGATGGCGGACGGACTTGTGGAAGAGGTGCGGGAGCTGCGCCGGATGGGTTGTCTGCGGGATATGACATCGATGCAGGGACTTGGATATAAGGAGATTTTTGACTATTTAGACGGGCGGACGACATTGGAAGAGGCAGTCTATCTGATCAAGAGGGATACGAGACATTTTGCCAAACGTCAGCTCACATGGTTCCGGCGGGAGAAGGATGTGATCTGGGTGGAGAAGGAACGGTTTGGCGGCGATGAGGAAAAGATCCTGGCATATATGCGGGAGAAGATGAGAGAGAAAGGAATCGGGGAGATCATATGA